TGATGATTAGCGTCGGCGGCACGTTTCTCAAATTCTTTTAAATACTTCAACTTTTCAATGGAATGAACCCAATGCACACGATCTGCAATAAATTTAATTTTATTGGTTTGAAGGTTGCCAATCATGTGCCACTCGATGTTTTTGCCCGCTAACTCCGTCATTTTATCATCCAGCTCTTGCATGCGGTTTTCACCGAAATGAACTTGCTTATGTTCCATAGCATACTCAATATAACTTGTTGGCTTAGTTTTACTTACAGCCACAAGAGTGATCTCATTCGGATCGCGGCCAGCATCGGCACAGGCCTTAGAAATTCGTTGTTTTACAGTTGCTAAATTGGAAGAGATTTGATGACTATCCATTTAAAAACGCTTTTTCTTTGTGAAGTTTACTTAAACAAAACAAATATATCCTTTTATCATTCATGAAATAACCTTATTTTTGGAAGCTCAAAGAAAGCCTAAAATAAATTAGTTATTGATCAAGCTGACTTTAAAAAACCCAATACCTGCTTCGTCGGGCCAACTTATCTTAACCTTAAGAGAGGTAAATAGATAAAAATGGCAACCAAGATCCGACATATCACTACCTTCCTTAACCAGTGGGCTCCTCCGGGTACTAAAATGGATTACGATAATGTCGGCCTTCTTGTAGGCGACCCAGATGCAGAGGTAACAAACGTAATCACCTGCTTAGACATTACAGATGCAGTTGTTGATGAAGCCATTGCTGCCAATGCAGAACTTATTGTTGCTCATCATCCACTAATCTTTAGTAAGATTGGAAGTATTAATCCCACCAACGAACAAGGTAAAATTATCTACAAACTGATTAAGAACGATATCAGTTTATTAGTAGCCCATACAAACTTAGATGCAGCCCTTGATGGCGTTTCATTTGTACTGGCCAATATGTTGGGCTTAGACAACTTGAAGTTCCTTACTAAGAACTACGAGATTTCTAAAAAAATCAGCCTAGTTAGCGCAGTTGAGAACAGCGATTCGATGGTAAAACTATTGAATTACTACTCGGCCGAGAACGTACATCATTATAGTGTTGAAAGTAGAGAAGCTGATTTACGTTGTTTTGAAGCTATTATTGATAAGCACAACCTTCCTGCACTTAAGAAAGGACTGAAGAAAGAAGGCCTGATTAAAGACGGCGCTCTTCAAGTAACCGATTTAGCATCCACTTCGAAAAACTTTGGAATGGGTGTGATAGGCGATTACCCAGAAGAAGGCGTTGGGAAAGAAGAGTTTCTACACCTGGTATCACAAGCGTTAAATGTACAAGCCATCCGCTTTAGTGGTGATGTAGAGCGTATCAAAAAAGTAGCCGTATGTGGCGGTGCAGGTGTATTTCTTAAAAATAAAGCCATTGCTAAAGGAGCCGATGCTTTTGTAACAGCTGATATAAAATATCATGAATACTTTACCGAGCAAGAAGATTTCTTGTTGGTAGATGTAGGCCATTACGAAAGTGAGTTCCCTGTAGCAGAAGCCCTGAAAAATGAGATTTCAGAGGCATTCGACGACCTTTCCGTTACGGTAACCCAGGTTGTTACCAATCCGATGCAAGTATATGTATCAGACCATAAACCCCAATCCATCCAAACAAGCTGAAGAAGCAATCCATGAAAGAAGCACTTCAACAACTAGCAAATTTACAATACATAGACAGCCGCATAGACGAGCTTAAGCAATTAAGAGGCGATTTACCGGAAGAGATCTTAGATATTGAGACTGACATCGCTCGAAAAGAAGCAAGGTTATCTAAGTTAGAGCAAGAGAAAACAGATCTTCAAGTTGAGTATGATAACTTGAAATTAGAAGTTGCCAGCTCAGCTGAAAAAACTTCTAAATACGAAGACCAGCAACTATCTGTGCGTAACAACCGCGAGTACGACGCACTAACCAAAGAAATTGAAGCGCAGAAGCAAGTTGTAGAAAACGCAACAAAGCGTTTAGCTGAAATTGAAAAGCGCCAAGAAGAAATCGATCCTGAGATTGAAGAAGCTAGCCAAGAATTAGATGCTGCTAAAGCTGAGCTTGAAGAAAAAAGCGATAGCCTTGAGTCGGTTACTAAGTCTACGGAAGAAGAAGAGCAAGCATTGCTTAAGAAGCGTAAAGAAGTTGAGAAAGAAGTAGATCAAAGATATTTACGTAGCTATAACCGCTTACGTGAAGGGCTTAACAACGGTATTGCTGTTGTAGCTATGGATCGTGGCGCTGCTTTTGGAATGGCACTTCCTCCACAAACTCAGGTTGAAGTTAGAAGAATGAATAAAGTTATTATTGATGAAAACAGCGGTCGTATCGTTGTAGATCAATCATTCTTTGACGAAGCTAAGAAGCAACTAACGATATAAAATGGTGTTTTTATAGTTTAAACACTGTGATCAGCACATTAAAAGGGAATGCTTAACGGCTTCCCTTTTTTATTTGAATCAGCCTTATTATTTGAATTACGAATAAAGCTGTATCTTTGTAATCGAGAAGGCCGGGTGATCGCTTCATTTCTTAGGAGATGGGGAGGAAAGTCCGGACACCAACAAGTACCGCGCTCTGCGATCTTTCGAGCGAAGCAGAGGATCGTTAATGGCAACGTTAGCGAGACAGACAGTGCAACAGAAAACAAACCGCTCCGATTGTTATCGGAGTAAGGGTGAAAAGGTGAGGTAAGAGCTCACCGCCCCGAAGGCAACAGAGGGGGCACGGTAAACCTCGCGGGGTGCAAGTTCATGTAGGATGGTATGCGCCACTTGTCGTAACGCCATCGGGTGGAATGCACCAGATAAATGATCACCGAATCAGTCATAGACTGAGGAACAGAATCCGGCTTATAGGCCTTCTCTCA
This DNA window, taken from Balneola vulgaris DSM 17893, encodes the following:
- a CDS encoding YggS family pyridoxal phosphate-dependent enzyme, whose amino-acid sequence is MDSHQISSNLATVKQRISKACADAGRDPNEITLVAVSKTKPTSYIEYAMEHKQVHFGENRMQELDDKMTELAGKNIEWHMIGNLQTNKIKFIADRVHWVHSIEKLKYLKEFEKRAADANHHVKALIQVNISNEKQKGGCKPEALKDLLLASQSFKHVTVCGLMGMATFTDDESEVRSEFKLLKSLFDEHKQYSEGSVQLEHISMGMSNDMEIAIQEGATMLRIGSDIFGARN
- a CDS encoding Nif3-like dinuclear metal center hexameric protein; the encoded protein is MATKIRHITTFLNQWAPPGTKMDYDNVGLLVGDPDAEVTNVITCLDITDAVVDEAIAANAELIVAHHPLIFSKIGSINPTNEQGKIIYKLIKNDISLLVAHTNLDAALDGVSFVLANMLGLDNLKFLTKNYEISKKISLVSAVENSDSMVKLLNYYSAENVHHYSVESREADLRCFEAIIDKHNLPALKKGLKKEGLIKDGALQVTDLASTSKNFGMGVIGDYPEEGVGKEEFLHLVSQALNVQAIRFSGDVERIKKVAVCGGAGVFLKNKAIAKGADAFVTADIKYHEYFTEQEDFLLVDVGHYESEFPVAEALKNEISEAFDDLSVTVTQVVTNPMQVYVSDHKPQSIQTS
- a CDS encoding zinc ribbon domain-containing protein, translated to MKEALQQLANLQYIDSRIDELKQLRGDLPEEILDIETDIARKEARLSKLEQEKTDLQVEYDNLKLEVASSAEKTSKYEDQQLSVRNNREYDALTKEIEAQKQVVENATKRLAEIEKRQEEIDPEIEEASQELDAAKAELEEKSDSLESVTKSTEEEEQALLKKRKEVEKEVDQRYLRSYNRLREGLNNGIAVVAMDRGAAFGMALPPQTQVEVRRMNKVIIDENSGRIVVDQSFFDEAKKQLTI